A single Moritella sp. Urea-trap-13 DNA region contains:
- the dppD gene encoding dipeptide ABC transporter ATP-binding protein, which translates to MSLLEIKNLSVTFSGFRAVDNISYSVDKGEILGIVGESGSGKSVSSMSIMGLIDHPGIVTADSLLYEGQDLLTMPEKRRRQLTGADISMIFQDAMTSLNPCFTVGYQIMETLKVHQGGSKSARKARAIELLDLVGIPAPESRLNVYPHQLSGGMSQRVMIAMALACDPKLLIADEPTTALDVTIQAQIIDLLVDLQKKNNMGLILITHDLALVAEVADRVVVMYAGQIVETGKAEEVFKHPKHPYTQALLASSPESAIGKSRLAALPGVVPGAYDRPVGCLLNPRCPYAIDKCRTEEPGAHESPLGQVKCHTPLTIEGRPAA; encoded by the coding sequence ATGTCACTGTTAGAAATTAAAAACTTATCAGTCACATTCAGCGGCTTCAGAGCGGTTGATAACATTAGTTATAGTGTTGATAAAGGCGAGATCCTCGGTATTGTTGGCGAATCTGGCTCAGGTAAATCAGTGAGTTCGATGTCTATCATGGGCTTAATTGACCATCCGGGAATCGTTACTGCAGATAGTTTGTTGTATGAAGGTCAAGACCTGTTAACTATGCCTGAAAAGCGCCGACGTCAATTGACGGGTGCTGATATTTCGATGATATTCCAAGACGCGATGACCAGTTTGAATCCGTGTTTCACGGTAGGTTATCAGATCATGGAAACATTGAAAGTACACCAAGGCGGTAGTAAATCAGCACGTAAAGCACGGGCGATTGAATTATTGGATTTAGTCGGTATTCCGGCACCGGAAAGTCGTTTGAATGTCTATCCACATCAACTGTCTGGCGGTATGAGCCAACGTGTGATGATTGCCATGGCATTGGCCTGTGATCCGAAACTATTAATTGCAGATGAACCAACAACCGCATTGGATGTAACTATTCAAGCGCAGATTATTGACCTGCTGGTTGACCTGCAGAAGAAAAATAACATGGGCCTGATCCTTATTACTCATGATCTAGCCTTGGTTGCTGAAGTGGCTGATCGTGTTGTGGTGATGTACGCCGGGCAGATTGTAGAAACAGGCAAAGCTGAGGAAGTATTTAAACATCCTAAGCACCCGTACACTCAAGCTTTGCTCGCCTCATCACCAGAGTCGGCCATCGGTAAATCTCGCCTTGCGGCCTTGCCAGGTGTGGTTCCTGGTGCATATGACCGTCCTGTTGGTTGCCTGCTTAATCCACGTTGCCCGTATGCAATCGATAAGTGTCGCACCGAAGAGCCAGGCGCACATGAAAGCCCATTAGGTCAGGTTAAATGTCATACGCCGTTAACTATCGAAGGGAGACCTGCAGCATGA
- the dppC gene encoding dipeptide ABC transporter permease DppC, which translates to MSEVSNNAPVIELRPLTPLQEFWKYFSTNKGAVVGLVYIAMMIFVAVFADLIAPYSPIEQFRDALLQPPSWTGGYLLGTDAVGRDILSRLIHGARLSLFVGMLVVTLSLGIGILLGLVAGYYRGRIETVIMRLVDIMLAMPSLLLAIAIVAIMGPSIVNASISIAVVSIPHYVRLTRASTMTEMSKDYVIASRIAGAGPLRIMFNAVLPNCLAPLIVQATLGFSNAILDMAALGFLGLGAQAPTAEWGTMLADARQYVQSAWWVVTFPGVTILLTVLAFNLMGDGLRDALDPKLKQ; encoded by the coding sequence ATGAGTGAAGTTTCAAATAATGCGCCAGTGATTGAACTGCGACCGTTAACGCCATTACAAGAATTTTGGAAATATTTTAGTACCAATAAAGGCGCCGTTGTGGGTCTGGTTTATATCGCAATGATGATTTTCGTTGCTGTGTTTGCAGATTTAATTGCCCCTTATTCACCGATTGAACAGTTCCGTGATGCGCTACTGCAGCCACCATCATGGACTGGCGGTTATCTGTTGGGTACCGATGCGGTTGGTCGTGATATTTTATCGCGTTTGATTCACGGCGCGCGTTTATCGCTGTTTGTAGGTATGTTAGTGGTGACCTTATCACTGGGTATCGGCATCTTATTAGGTCTGGTTGCTGGTTATTATCGTGGTCGTATTGAAACCGTGATAATGCGTTTAGTTGACATCATGTTAGCCATGCCAAGCCTATTATTAGCGATTGCGATTGTGGCTATTATGGGACCTAGCATTGTGAATGCATCGATTTCGATTGCCGTGGTATCGATTCCACACTATGTGCGCTTAACCCGTGCATCAACTATGACTGAAATGAGCAAAGACTATGTCATCGCTTCGCGTATTGCCGGTGCTGGTCCACTGCGCATCATGTTTAATGCGGTATTACCAAACTGTTTAGCACCGCTGATCGTACAAGCAACATTGGGTTTCTCCAATGCAATTCTAGATATGGCAGCACTGGGTTTCCTTGGTTTAGGTGCTCAAGCGCCAACAGCTGAGTGGGGCACCATGCTAGCGGACGCACGTCAATATGTACAAAGCGCATGGTGGGTTGTTACCTTCCCTGGCGTGACAATCTTGTTAACCGTATTAGCATTTAACTTAATGGGTGATGGTTTGCGTGATGCACTTGATCCTAAATTGAAACAGTAA
- a CDS encoding ABC transporter permease subunit codes for MFQFILKRLGTVIPTFFGITLLTFTLIHMIPGDPIEIMAGERGISPERHAILSAELGLDQPIWKQYFSYVGGILQGDLGNSLVTKKPVVEEFFELFPATVELAFLAALFAICIGLPAGIIAAVKRGSIFDHTVMGVSLTGYSMPIFWWALLLMLVFSVNLGWTPVSGRIDVSLWIDHVTGFMLIDSLLSDEVGAFGSAIHHLILPSIVLGTIPLAVIARMTRSSMLEVLGEDYIRTARAKGLAPWRVIVIHALRNALIPVITVIGLQVGILLSGAILTETIFAWPGIGKWLIESIGRRDYPVVQGGILIIATLIILVNLLVDIIYGVVNPRIRHAK; via the coding sequence ATGTTCCAATTTATTTTAAAGCGACTAGGTACTGTGATCCCGACCTTCTTCGGCATTACTTTGCTTACTTTTACGCTCATTCATATGATCCCCGGTGACCCGATCGAAATCATGGCGGGTGAACGTGGTATCTCACCAGAACGTCATGCAATCTTGTCTGCTGAGCTGGGTTTAGATCAGCCAATCTGGAAGCAATATTTTTCTTATGTAGGTGGTATCCTGCAAGGCGATCTAGGTAACTCTCTGGTAACCAAAAAACCAGTTGTAGAGGAATTCTTCGAGTTATTCCCTGCGACCGTTGAGCTGGCCTTTTTAGCCGCGCTATTTGCTATTTGTATTGGCTTACCCGCCGGTATTATTGCTGCAGTAAAACGTGGTTCGATATTTGATCATACTGTTATGGGAGTGTCACTGACGGGTTATTCAATGCCGATCTTCTGGTGGGCATTACTGTTGATGTTAGTATTCTCAGTGAATCTGGGCTGGACGCCGGTTTCTGGGCGTATTGATGTGTCACTGTGGATCGATCACGTCACCGGTTTCATGCTGATTGATTCGTTATTATCAGATGAAGTGGGCGCGTTTGGATCTGCTATTCATCACCTCATTCTACCGTCTATTGTATTAGGTACCATTCCACTGGCTGTTATCGCCCGTATGACGCGTTCTTCAATGTTAGAAGTGTTGGGTGAAGATTATATCCGTACTGCACGTGCGAAAGGCCTAGCGCCTTGGCGTGTCATTGTTATCCATGCGCTGCGGAATGCCTTAATTCCAGTGATCACTGTGATTGGTCTGCAGGTCGGTATCCTATTATCCGGCGCCATCTTAACTGAAACTATTTTTGCTTGGCCAGGTATTGGCAAATGGTTAATTGAATCCATTGGCCGCCGTGATTACCCCGTAGTACAAGGCGGTATTTTAATTATTGCCACATTAATCATCTTAGTTAACTTACTGGTAGACATTATCTACGGTGTGGTTAATCCACGTATTCGTCACGCGAAATAA